Proteins from a genomic interval of Ictalurus furcatus strain D&B chromosome 2, Billie_1.0, whole genome shotgun sequence:
- the LOC128600912 gene encoding zinc finger protein 281-like → MVRHDHVHNNPTCSSPAYDQTETSKSEHKKTDAEQSSQNGHTVENRRRSSRIQARPMRVKDNSSDKVARRSRSSKLHVCQRCSATFCSSYNLRRHEYTHTDERPYWCSQCNIGFIQKYRYRNHRITHHGERQSCKYKNPSKRCKIRSHSGEKPVENELHQQQLDDSTAVTSELSSNAEERPDLTD, encoded by the exons ATGGTCAGACACGACCATGTGCACAACAATCCAACCTGTAGCTCTCCAGCCTACGATCAGACTGAAACAAGCAAGAGTGAGCACAAGAAAACTGACGCTGAACAAAGCAGCCAGAACGGACACACGGTAGAGAATAGGAGGAGAAGCTCTCGTATTCAAGCTCGG CCAATGAGGGTGAAGGACAACTCTTCAGATAAAGTGGCGAGAAGGTCACGGAGCTCAAAACTGCACGTTTGTCAGCGCTGCAGCGCTACCTTCTGCAGTTCCTACAACCTTCGCAGACATGAATACACTCACACGG ATGAAAGGCCTTACTGGTGCAGCCAGTGTAATATAGGCTTCATTCAGAAATATCGCTATCGTAACCACAGAATAACCCACCACG GAGAGAGACAGTCATGCAAGTACAAGAATCCATCAAAAAGGTGCAAAATACGATCTCACAGTGGAGAGAAGCCAGTGGAGAATGAGCTTCATCAACAG CAGTTAGACGATAGCACTGCAGTTACATCTGAGCTTTCCAGCAATGCTGAAGAAAGACCAGACTTGACAGATTAA